The following are from one region of the SAR324 cluster bacterium genome:
- a CDS encoding ABC transporter ATP-binding protein — MEQINLRGIKKSYGKEMAVQKLDLTVNSGDFLTILGPSGCGKTTMLRAIAGLEEPDEGEIQIGNRTVFSRKQGVFIPPENRNVGFIFQSYALWPHMTVEQNITLALKEKKLSSTEIESRLKKSLEMVQMEPYRKRYPSELSGGQQQRVAVSRLIALQSKILLMDEPLSNLDAKLRTEMRAELKHLHRELEATTVYVTHDQTEALTLSDNVVVMNKGQVMQSGTPYDIYHHPNNIFIAEFIGDPPNNIFEGEIVDKDGQLQLDCKEIFFPMKKKPSSDSRKAIATVRPENINVSFQEQRNWLKVTLESVQPTGANTILQVKYGNTGITLLHPEFIRMQLDEPLWIRFDPESLNFFNKETGKNIQL; from the coding sequence ATGGAACAGATTAATTTAAGAGGCATCAAGAAGTCTTATGGCAAAGAAATGGCCGTGCAGAAACTGGATCTAACGGTCAATTCTGGAGACTTTTTGACTATCCTTGGGCCATCGGGTTGCGGTAAAACAACCATGCTTCGGGCTATAGCTGGACTGGAAGAACCTGATGAAGGGGAAATCCAGATTGGGAATAGAACCGTCTTTTCACGCAAACAAGGGGTATTTATTCCTCCTGAAAACCGAAACGTAGGTTTCATCTTTCAAAGCTATGCCTTGTGGCCTCATATGACAGTCGAGCAAAACATAACACTTGCTCTTAAAGAAAAAAAACTCAGTAGTACCGAAATTGAATCTCGTCTTAAGAAATCTTTGGAAATGGTTCAGATGGAACCATACCGCAAACGCTACCCCTCAGAATTATCAGGAGGGCAACAGCAAAGGGTTGCGGTTTCACGCTTGATTGCCCTTCAGTCAAAAATTCTCTTGATGGACGAACCGTTGTCCAACTTAGACGCTAAACTTCGAACTGAAATGCGTGCTGAGTTAAAACACCTTCATCGGGAACTGGAAGCGACAACAGTTTATGTCACTCATGATCAAACCGAAGCCCTGACCCTCTCGGATAATGTCGTGGTCATGAACAAAGGCCAAGTTATGCAAAGTGGGACTCCCTATGACATCTATCATCATCCAAATAATATATTTATTGCTGAGTTCATTGGAGATCCCCCAAATAATATATTCGAAGGTGAAATCGTCGACAAAGACGGTCAACTTCAACTGGACTGTAAAGAGATTTTCTTCCCCATGAAGAAAAAGCCTTCATCAGACTCACGAAAAGCCATCGCTACGGTTCGTCCAGAAAACATCAACGTATCCTTTCAAGAGCAGAGAAACTGGTTGAAAGTCACACTGGAATCAGTCCAGCCAACGGGAGCAAATACAATCCTGCAAGTCAAATACGGCAACACTGGAATCACCCTATTGCATCCTGAATTCATCAGGATGCAACTTGATGAGCCTTTATGGATTCGATTTGATCCTGAAAGTTTAAATTTCTTTAATAAAGAAACAGGAAAAAATATTCAACTTTGA
- a CDS encoding iron ABC transporter permease, whose translation MSKSQLTYFFYKLINRPHLVLGSVCLLILGFLVLTPLLEIIRDSLSVQSYDIAYLPEAKIGEFTLFHYDRVFVGPLSKALLINPLLNSIAIGVCVTLIGVSIGTLLAWLIVKTNIRYKSFFGALAVVPYMMPSWVLALAWLSLFKNDRIGGAEGMFTYFFGIQPPNWISYGFFPIVICLSLHYYAYGYLLMSGALASVDSELEDAGAICGMNRRQRLWRITLPLLLPALGSAIVLTFIRILGTFGTPALLGLPVRFYTFSTQIYASLNASNNGDAYVLALVLIVTAITCIWINNRILGVRKSYVTLTGKGFRSREIDLGAWRWMATLGVGMFLASTVFLPLLILLWESLLIVPGDYHLGNFTLEYWIGDGSIDETYGEPGVFQSDNIISSLWNSIKLGLSAAFFNGIIGLLVGYAVVRGRGTLLSRWLEGVAFAPYIFPSIAFGAIYIGMFSNSWGPVPALYGTFTILVLITVVKNLPFTSRTGIAAMLQIDQSIEETARVQGIGWIKRMVKIVIPLSFSGLVSGMLLTFITAMRELSLIILLISPSNMVLTGLLFNYNEQDMAQHAGAVTLLLTLMIISGSILARIVSGGFGLSALKNG comes from the coding sequence TTGTCCAAGTCTCAACTAACCTACTTTTTTTATAAATTAATTAACCGTCCTCATCTAGTACTCGGATCTGTTTGTCTGCTGATCCTTGGTTTTCTGGTGTTGACTCCCTTATTAGAAATCATCAGGGATTCTCTAAGCGTCCAAAGCTACGACATTGCTTATCTGCCTGAAGCAAAGATCGGTGAGTTCACTCTTTTTCATTATGATCGTGTCTTTGTAGGCCCTCTTTCCAAAGCTCTACTAATAAATCCTCTGCTCAATAGTATTGCGATCGGTGTTTGTGTCACACTGATTGGGGTATCTATAGGGACACTGCTTGCGTGGCTGATTGTTAAAACAAACATCCGCTACAAGAGCTTTTTCGGAGCTCTGGCTGTTGTGCCCTACATGATGCCTTCCTGGGTCTTGGCATTGGCCTGGCTGAGCCTGTTCAAAAATGATCGTATCGGTGGTGCCGAAGGCATGTTCACTTATTTTTTTGGAATTCAACCCCCAAATTGGATTTCTTATGGTTTTTTTCCTATTGTCATCTGCCTATCACTCCATTACTACGCATATGGCTATCTTCTTATGTCTGGAGCTCTGGCAAGTGTCGACTCAGAATTAGAAGATGCTGGCGCAATCTGTGGAATGAATCGACGGCAAAGATTGTGGAGAATCACTTTACCCTTACTATTACCAGCTTTGGGTTCAGCCATTGTCTTAACTTTTATTCGAATCTTAGGAACTTTTGGGACACCGGCACTATTAGGATTGCCAGTTCGGTTTTACACATTCTCTACCCAGATTTATGCTTCTCTCAATGCCAGCAATAACGGTGATGCTTATGTTTTAGCCCTAGTTTTGATAGTAACAGCCATCACTTGTATTTGGATCAACAACAGGATTTTGGGAGTACGTAAAAGTTATGTTACTTTGACTGGAAAAGGATTTCGATCCCGAGAGATCGATCTGGGTGCTTGGCGTTGGATGGCAACCTTAGGAGTCGGAATGTTCTTAGCGTCTACCGTTTTTCTGCCACTACTTATACTTTTGTGGGAATCTCTCTTGATCGTTCCAGGTGACTATCATCTTGGAAATTTTACTTTGGAATATTGGATAGGAGATGGAAGCATCGACGAAACCTATGGCGAACCAGGTGTTTTTCAGAGTGACAATATCATCAGTTCTCTTTGGAATAGTATTAAACTTGGGCTCTCTGCGGCTTTCTTCAATGGAATCATTGGATTGCTGGTGGGTTATGCAGTCGTAAGAGGCCGGGGAACCTTGCTGTCAAGGTGGCTAGAAGGAGTTGCCTTTGCACCTTATATCTTCCCATCCATCGCTTTTGGTGCAATTTACATCGGAATGTTTTCAAACTCCTGGGGGCCGGTTCCTGCACTCTACGGCACCTTCACTATTTTAGTATTGATCACTGTTGTAAAGAATCTTCCATTCACTTCACGCACAGGCATTGCAGCCATGCTTCAGATTGATCAGTCCATCGAAGAAACAGCGAGGGTCCAAGGCATTGGATGGATCAAGCGAATGGTAAAAATTGTCATACCATTGTCATTTAGTGGATTAGTTTCAGGAATGTTGCTTACTTTCATCACTGCTATGCGTGAACTCTCTCTCATCATCCTCCTCATTTCTCCCTCCAACATGGTTCTGACCGGTTTGTTATTTAATTACAATGAGCAGGATATGGCTCAGCATGCAGGCGCTGTGACGCTTCTACTCACTCTGATGATTATCTCAGGAAGCATATTAGCTCGAATAGTTTCAGGAGGTTTCGGATTAAGTGCACTAAAAAATGGCTAA
- a CDS encoding histidine phosphatase family protein, whose amino-acid sequence MNLFLIRHAESKNNIRKSYQERVSDPELTENGHLQSTYMADFLQKGLHLSQTEFEENEKPFDQIFCSAMQRSLETVGPVGVAIGLKPEVWLDIHEVGGIYEFNADLTEKIGLPGLNRKQIQCNFPDYLLPDEIDDEGWWNKSAETLQEVSLRAERVLNIIKNRAEENVRLGLVTHGAFISSFLSLLFNLNIADGIAFQSHNCSICRLTFERNKKITIQYLNFYSYLPENLRVPRPDLNVENG is encoded by the coding sequence TTGAATTTATTTTTGATACGTCATGCAGAATCCAAAAACAATATTCGTAAAAGTTATCAAGAACGGGTTTCTGATCCAGAGCTCACAGAAAATGGGCATTTACAAAGCACTTATATGGCAGATTTTCTTCAAAAAGGCCTTCATCTGTCCCAGACAGAGTTTGAAGAAAATGAAAAACCCTTTGATCAAATCTTTTGCAGTGCAATGCAGAGATCTTTGGAAACGGTAGGTCCGGTTGGTGTCGCAATTGGACTCAAACCTGAGGTATGGCTTGATATTCATGAAGTTGGAGGAATTTATGAATTTAATGCTGATTTGACTGAAAAAATTGGACTCCCTGGGCTTAATCGAAAACAAATTCAATGTAATTTTCCAGATTATTTACTTCCAGACGAAATTGACGATGAAGGGTGGTGGAATAAAAGTGCGGAAACTCTTCAAGAAGTAAGTCTGCGTGCAGAAAGAGTTCTAAATATTATTAAAAATCGTGCAGAGGAAAATGTTCGTTTGGGACTGGTGACTCACGGAGCTTTTATAAGCAGTTTTTTAAGTTTACTTTTTAATTTAAATATCGCAGATGGCATAGCCTTTCAGAGTCATAACTGTTCTATTTGCAGATTAACCTTTGAAAGAAATAAAAAGATTACGATTCAATATTTAAATTTTTACAGTTACTTGCCTGAAAATTTGAGAGTCCCGCGCCCTGACCTCAATGTAGAAAATGGTTAA
- a CDS encoding iron ABC transporter permease produces MIHRKFQILNNRYFDFWGLVSSLSVIIIAALLIFPLTRLILASFMTEDGTFTSTDNFSIIETYIEFFSERFYYETLLNSFYVCILATIFSVIIGVPTAYLVSRIAIPGKIFIRVAIVLTFVSPPFIGAYAWILLLGRNGVITGWLQIIGITLPSLYGWGGIVLVFTLQSFPFVFLMMLSGLRSVDQSIEDAGINMGRSPFGVFWTVILPLIIPSISTGALLVFVTTFSDFGTPMIIGEGYRVLASLVYGEFINEFGGNPRLASTLSILMLTVTFGALLIQRSFARRASFNQETVTPLGLRKTSTTKIFVSTLIVYLIVFIAFLPTLTVVVSSFLKTRGPLLTGEFTFEGYLTATRLPASFINSLLLVLSSTVLCVAVGSLVGYVVVRRKNRLTAIIDTMSMTPYAVAGVVMGVSISISFGGDPFFLSGTSLILILSYFIRRLPYTVRSVSGFLYQMGPQTEEASINLGVPPGGTFVRVTLPQIAPAVLSGALLTMATIAREFSSTVILYSGQTRTLPVEVFAQVLQGNFGDASVVGTVLIAFTLVPIVILFKLFGKNEQSLV; encoded by the coding sequence ATGATTCATAGAAAATTTCAAATTTTAAATAATCGATATTTTGATTTCTGGGGACTGGTCTCCAGTTTATCTGTCATTATTATCGCTGCCCTTTTGATTTTCCCATTAACAAGATTAATCCTTGCCAGCTTCATGACGGAAGATGGCACTTTCACGTCGACTGACAATTTCTCAATCATTGAAACATACATTGAATTTTTCAGCGAAAGATTCTATTACGAAACACTTCTTAACAGTTTTTATGTTTGCATTTTAGCCACCATTTTTTCCGTAATCATCGGTGTTCCAACGGCATATCTAGTAAGTAGAATTGCGATTCCTGGTAAAATCTTTATACGAGTGGCAATTGTTCTTACTTTTGTTTCTCCACCCTTTATAGGAGCATATGCATGGATATTGTTGCTTGGTAGAAACGGTGTGATTACAGGATGGCTACAAATAATTGGTATTACATTACCTAGCTTGTATGGCTGGGGTGGTATAGTCTTAGTCTTTACTTTACAGTCATTTCCATTTGTTTTTCTTATGATGTTGTCAGGCCTACGATCAGTGGATCAGAGCATTGAAGATGCTGGCATCAACATGGGAAGATCCCCTTTTGGTGTTTTCTGGACCGTGATTTTGCCCTTAATTATTCCTTCAATATCAACCGGGGCTTTACTTGTTTTTGTGACCACTTTTTCTGATTTCGGTACTCCAATGATAATTGGTGAAGGATATCGAGTTCTTGCGTCTCTTGTCTATGGAGAGTTTATAAATGAGTTTGGTGGGAATCCAAGACTTGCTAGTACCTTATCAATTTTGATGCTTACAGTAACCTTTGGAGCACTTCTAATCCAAAGAAGTTTCGCAAGACGAGCTTCTTTTAATCAAGAGACAGTAACACCTTTGGGATTAAGAAAAACCAGTACTACAAAAATATTTGTTTCAACTCTTATAGTTTATTTAATTGTCTTTATTGCATTTCTACCAACTCTCACAGTGGTAGTTTCATCATTTCTAAAAACCCGTGGTCCATTACTTACAGGGGAATTCACTTTTGAAGGATACCTTACAGCTACTCGATTACCAGCTTCATTCATCAACTCTCTATTGCTCGTGCTATCTTCTACCGTGCTGTGTGTGGCTGTAGGATCATTGGTTGGTTATGTTGTAGTTCGACGTAAAAATAGGCTAACTGCAATAATTGATACTATGTCAATGACTCCATATGCAGTTGCTGGAGTCGTAATGGGTGTTTCAATTTCTATTTCCTTTGGTGGAGACCCATTCTTCCTTTCTGGGACAAGCCTTATTCTGATTCTATCATATTTCATACGACGCTTACCATATACAGTGCGTTCAGTATCAGGATTTCTTTACCAAATGGGGCCACAAACAGAGGAAGCATCTATAAATCTTGGGGTGCCACCGGGTGGGACCTTTGTTCGGGTTACTCTTCCACAGATTGCACCAGCAGTATTATCTGGGGCTCTGTTGACAATGGCAACAATAGCACGGGAATTTAGTTCGACTGTTATTCTATATTCTGGACAAACTAGAACCTTGCCTGTGGAGGTGTTTGCTCAAGTACTTCAGGGAAACTTTGGTGATGCTTCAGTTGTTGGAACAGTACTAATAGCGTTTACGCTTGTACCGATAGTAATTCTTTTCAAGTTATTTGGCAAAAATGAGCAATCTCTTGTGTGA
- a CDS encoding ABC transporter ATP-binding protein, producing MNTVSSTRLRIENISVNFTDVVAVDNVSLIVKPGEFFTLLGPSGCGKTTLLRTIAGFCNQNEGNIYFNDKLVDTLPAHHRDTGMVFQNYAVFPHLTVWQNVEYGLKARRVPKQEMSDRVKEALRLVDLNGYEDRKPSQLSGGQQQRVVVARAAVVRPQILLMDEPLANLDAKLRVRLREELRELQQKLGITTIYVTHDQDEALSISDRIAVMLKGKVKQIGSPMEIYRLPVTKNIAEFVGEGTFLNGIVIKMNDNQITIELKDGTNLVANLISGLKISVGQSVGLGFRPHDAKIIVDPIPDLENVLYGTVSQKMYFGGIVRYKVETNSRMLVQVEEFSPIGDGRNNEKDKISVSIPSDRLMLFPIGE from the coding sequence ATGAATACTGTTTCTTCAACTAGGCTAAGAATAGAAAATATCAGTGTTAATTTTACTGATGTTGTGGCTGTCGATAATGTCAGCTTAATTGTCAAACCAGGTGAATTTTTTACACTTTTAGGACCAAGTGGTTGTGGGAAGACGACCTTGCTTCGTACAATTGCAGGATTTTGTAATCAAAATGAAGGGAATATTTATTTTAATGATAAATTAGTAGATACACTTCCAGCTCATCATCGAGATACCGGAATGGTTTTTCAAAACTATGCTGTGTTTCCTCATCTCACAGTCTGGCAAAACGTTGAATACGGTTTGAAAGCCCGACGTGTTCCAAAGCAGGAAATGTCTGATCGTGTTAAAGAAGCATTGCGCCTGGTAGATCTCAATGGGTATGAAGATAGAAAGCCTAGTCAGCTTTCGGGAGGCCAACAGCAGCGAGTTGTTGTCGCTCGGGCAGCAGTCGTTAGACCACAAATTCTTCTTATGGATGAACCACTAGCCAATCTTGATGCCAAATTGCGTGTTAGGTTGCGGGAGGAATTGCGAGAATTACAGCAAAAATTAGGTATCACAACGATTTACGTAACTCATGATCAGGATGAGGCTCTAAGTATTTCAGATAGAATCGCAGTTATGTTGAAGGGTAAAGTAAAGCAAATTGGTTCTCCGATGGAAATATATCGGCTTCCTGTGACTAAAAATATTGCAGAATTTGTGGGGGAAGGAACTTTTTTAAACGGAATTGTTATCAAAATGAATGATAATCAGATTACTATTGAGCTTAAGGATGGGACAAATTTAGTAGCTAATTTAATTTCTGGATTAAAAATATCTGTAGGTCAATCAGTTGGACTTGGCTTTAGACCACATGATGCCAAAATTATTGTGGATCCAATACCAGATTTAGAAAACGTTCTTTATGGTACTGTTTCTCAGAAAATGTATTTTGGTGGAATAGTCAGATATAAAGTTGAAACAAACTCAAGGATGCTTGTACAAGTTGAAGAATTTTCACCAATAGGAGATGGTAGAAATAATGAAAAAGATAAGATTAGCGTTTCAATTCCCAGTGACAGATTAATGTTATTTCCAATCGGAGAGTAA
- a CDS encoding extracellular solute-binding protein: MKLKNKIVLICLTIIVSVFSTSGYAQASEERMVIYASHPTKLVDYFVNKFKEKYGNIEVDLITGGTGELLGRVQAEKNRPQGDIMFGGGSFTGGSAPELFLPYNSPALEGISPAFLDPKGYNAPFDAFTMVIVYNKDLVAEDELPQRWSDLADPKWKGRIVHANPAKSSSAYAAMVTWLGIGGWDLVEALARNQIIVNSSSIPFTQVGQGENAIGITYEEGAFKWIPSGNVGIVYPKDGMALLPGGLFLIRNSPNPVNARLFADFVLDHPQQSALATEFLGRRPTHKNVELNPAMVRVDEMTLMDYPMEDAISKKKEFLAKWKKIMMKTR, from the coding sequence GTGAAACTCAAAAACAAAATAGTACTGATTTGTCTGACAATAATAGTTTCTGTCTTTTCAACGAGTGGATATGCACAAGCATCCGAAGAGCGTATGGTAATTTATGCATCTCATCCTACAAAGCTGGTTGACTACTTTGTAAATAAGTTCAAAGAAAAATATGGCAACATCGAGGTAGATCTCATTACTGGGGGAACAGGAGAACTATTGGGTAGAGTTCAGGCTGAAAAAAACCGTCCACAAGGAGATATTATGTTTGGAGGTGGTTCCTTTACTGGGGGGTCAGCACCGGAACTCTTTTTACCATATAATTCTCCAGCACTTGAGGGTATATCACCGGCTTTTCTAGATCCGAAAGGATATAATGCACCTTTTGATGCTTTCACAATGGTAATTGTTTACAATAAGGATCTAGTTGCTGAGGATGAGCTTCCACAAAGATGGTCTGATTTAGCTGATCCAAAATGGAAGGGCAGGATAGTTCATGCAAATCCAGCAAAGTCTAGCTCCGCTTATGCTGCAATGGTTACTTGGCTTGGGATTGGTGGCTGGGATTTAGTTGAAGCTTTAGCAAGGAATCAAATAATAGTGAATAGCTCTAGCATACCATTTACTCAAGTAGGACAAGGAGAGAATGCCATAGGAATAACTTATGAAGAAGGCGCGTTCAAATGGATTCCATCCGGAAATGTTGGGATAGTTTACCCCAAAGACGGTATGGCACTATTACCTGGTGGTCTTTTTCTTATTCGTAACAGCCCAAATCCTGTAAATGCACGTCTTTTCGCTGATTTTGTTTTAGACCACCCTCAACAAAGTGCATTAGCTACTGAATTTCTTGGAAGAAGACCGACCCATAAAAATGTAGAATTAAATCCTGCTATGGTCAGAGTAGATGAGATGACTCTTATGGATTATCCAATGGAGGATGCGATTTCGAAGAAAAAAGAATTCCTTGCTAAGTGGAAGAAAATAATGATGAAAACTCGCTGA